From Penicillium digitatum chromosome 5, complete sequence, one genomic window encodes:
- a CDS encoding Transcription factor Nrm1/Whi5, with protein sequence MPLSQPGSAEKTIRKIDIAQVSLSLQDRLGLAKLKYQHGRLHGLNPNQQESRPVLESDKPSDSSSEFSRSRCDTPFTSPPLQASTYSKELPRSARNKHAATFNSRAMQPMLSASRKRLRSDSDSERPAKALRVSWKSSYRLPESSPGINRYGMSRRTQVPFMSEATIPEISSPVYPRPSEEIDPDLPLHSFQTMSPIVGSSPPRTPPPKHLRLTRNNQRQNHEDGADLLLYLANSPTPARVARGNGNQAFPPSTPPSQHAILPGMTPTLGAGMFANISTPNQQFNFADFVNVTPSPAQPTWGGRTPGNPARTPLTSNRKRLNFDALVPPSNSSPRLRAKETGLVLQLGGELHP encoded by the exons ATGCCTCTCTCGCAGCCTGGCTCGGCAGAAAAAACGATCCGCAAAATTGATATCGCCCAG GTTTCTCTTAGTCTGCAAGATCGATTGGGCCTTGCCAAACTCAAGTACCAGCACGGTCGACTGCACGGTCTGAACCCGAACCAGCAGGAGAGCCGACCCGTTCTCGAGAGTGATAAGCCTTCCGACTCTTCATCCGAGTTCTCACGCAGTCGCTGCGACACCCCATTCacctcccctcccctccaAGCTTCCACCTACTCCAAGGAGCTCCCTCGATCCGCCCGCAATAAACATGCTGCGACCTTCAATTCTCGTGCCATGCAGCCCATGCTTTCTGCTAGTCGAAAGCGCCTACGGTCTGACTCTGATTCTGAACGTCCTGCGAAGGCACTTCGGGTCTCATGGAAAAGTTCTTACCGGCTGCCGGAATCCTCACCTGGCATAAATCGATATGGCATGAGCCGACGTACACAAGTTCCCTTCATGTCCGAGGCTACAATCCCAGAAATATCATCGCCTGTATATCCCAGACCGTCAGAGGAGATCGATCCCGATCTGCCGCTGCACAGTTTCCAGACCATGAGCCCAATTGTAGGCTCCTCGCCTCCACGAACTCCTCCACCAAAACACCTGCGATTGACCCGGAACAACCAGCGTCAGAACCACGAGGATGGTGCAGATTTGCTTCTATATCTCGCAAACTCCCCGACCCCTGCGCGGGTTGCAAGGGGCAACGGAAATCAGGCCTTCCCACCTTCCACTCCTCCCAGCCAGCACGCAATACTGCCAGGCATGACACCTACACTGGGGGCAGGCATGTTCGCCAACATCAGCACCCCAAACCAGCAATTCAATTTCGCTGATTTCGTGAATGTGACCCCTAGCCCGGCGCAACCAACCTGGGGTGGCCGCACTCCAGGCAATCCTGCTCGCACTCCGCTTACCAGCAACAGAAAGCGTTTGAACTTTGATGCCCTGGTTCCTCCGAGCAACTCCAGCCCTCGACTTCGGGCCAAGGAAACCGGGCTGGTGCTACAACTCGGCGGCGAACTACACCCATGA
- a CDS encoding Zinc metalloproteinase, putative yields the protein MPFFKDLRRLSKVNFHKTPSQNVEEVSGSSSTIDSDNSITPPLSIRPTLSTPNLPALNESEPTSAISAVSAVSLAPPTQRPGPLVGNRNSIIGSSSSSVNGAYRSQAPVSPYAPRLVSVADNSWVNQKVLLVYGQISDPRQHPLDGNVTVHHQDNFPSTCWPVTASHFKVLVHLVPGPNRLRFDFVSPKLSTGSTHPAIHSSWICINYLPLANNPPLQLVILLGKDSDGTYDAVPERVEREGNGLETAIRKYRMAAYLWQAFTGEQMFRNNFGRRCFRFEEEWQSGSLSRRDLAHGQMRNEAKIHVVRTEKTVAELRDLNIAQQNEKAERKDELFAIAKEAVRNHFQPQPGQKQYVAVLLLDSHWDTQSQMITGHAALGSADDDIKMAMFGSHCLQSYPSCLEEVVDAFTDCTRTDTNHVANDCGDAGSTWESAILGIGAHLHEVGHLFGCPHQESGVMLRDYVHLNRTFLTREPFSTRTKAQGLKVCLPNDECSWHRLDALRFRFHPSFRLPSDPAPPSDNSVQVWPVENGKILFTASSGIAFIELYAEGDTFCNTFIEYLNSESSPNGLPRQVAVTEIELRQRVYGTEKEKKKNIRMVVYSGALGSYTVENIGDLKSKNSLVKLPKSQSGFKSGRLGQSAMEGSEPEQVLLECAFIKTKLLTSIKVYHGYAVDGIEFCYEDATSQLFGKRGGKPGGDEFVLDTRRSEILLGFYVRAGLWIDGIEILTSLGRKSGIYGNPAGGSGHTLIPPLGYKIAGISGSCASWVDGFSLIIQH from the exons ATGCCGTTCTTCAAAGACCTACGGCGTCTCTCAAAGGTTAATTTTCACAAGACTCCATCCCAAAATGTGGAGGAAGTCTCCGGCTCATCATCTACCATCGACTCTGACAACTCCATCACTCCACCGTTATCGATCCGACCAACTCTGTCAACCCCCAATCTTCCTGCTCTCAATGAATCCGAACCCACCAGCGCAATCAGCGCAGTGAGCGCAGTCAGTTTAGCCCCGCCTACGCAGCGACCGGGGCCTCTGGTGGGCAATCGAAACAGCATTATT GGTAGCAGCTCCTCCTCGGTCAATGGCGCGTACCGATCACAAGCCCCTGTCTCGCCTTACGCCCCGAGACTGGTCTCCGTGGCTGATAATTCATGG GTCAACCAGAAAGTGTTGCTCGTGTATGGGCAAATCAGCGACCCAAGGCAGCATCCGCTGGACGGAAACGTCACCGTCCATCATCAAGATAATTTCCCGTCGACCTGCTGGCCAGTCACGGCATCGCATTTTAAAGTCCTCGTTCATCTAGTTCCCGGTCCGAATCGCCTTCGCTTTGACTTTGTCTCGCCAAAGTTGTCCACGGGCAGCACCCACCCCGCCATCCACTCCTCCTGGATTTGCATCAACTACCTTCCTCTGGCCAACAACCCGCCATTGCAGCTAGTCATCCTCCTGGGGAAAGATTCGGACGGCACCTACGATGCAGTACCGGAAAGGGTAGAACGCGAAGGAAACGGGTTGGAAACGGCGATTCGAAAGTACCGCATGGCAGCCTATCTCTGGCAGGCCTTCACTGGCGAACAGATGTTCCGCAACAATTTCGGACGGCGTTGTTTCCGATTCGAGGAGGAGTGGCAGTCTGGTAGCTTAAGCCGTCGTGACTTGGCCCATGGCCAGATGCGAAATGAGGCTAAGATTCACGTGGTCCGCACTGAGAAAACAGTGGCCGAACTTCGAGATCTGAATATCGCGCAACAGAATGAGAAAGCCGAGAGGAAAGACGAGCTTTTCGCCATTGCTAAAGAAGCAGTGCGAAATCATTTCCAGCCTCAGCCTGGTCAGAAGCAATACGTCGCCGTTCTTCTGCTCGATTCTCATTGGGATACCCAATCCCAGATGATCACCGGCCATGCAGCTTTAGGGTCGGCCGACGACGATATCAAAATGGCCATGTTCGGCTCTCACTGCCTCCAAAGCTATCCATCGTGTCTTGAAGAAGTCGTGGATGCGTTCACAGACTGCACCCGCACGGATACGAACCATGTCGCCAATGACTGTGGCGACGCGGGCTCCACTTGGGAATCAGCTATCCTGGGCATCGGTGCTCACTTGCACGAGGTCGGCCATCTCTTCGGATGTCCTCACCAGGAGTCGGGAGTCATGCTTCGTGACTACGTGCATTTGAACAGAACCTTCCTGACCCGAGAGCCGTTCTCAACGCGCACAAAAGCTCAAGGGTTAAAGGTGTGTTTGCCCAACGACGAGTGTAGCTGGCACCGCCTCGATGCGCTACGCTTCCGATTCCACCCCAGCTTCCGACTCCCAAGTGACCCTGCTCCCCCTTCGGACAACAGCGTCCAGGTATGGCCAGTCGAGAATGGCAAGATCTTGTTCACTGCTTCGTCGGGGATTGCATTCATAGAATTATATGCTGAGGGTGATACCTTCTGCAACACCTTCATTGAATACTTGAACAGCGAGTCAAGCCCCAACGGACTGCCCCGACAAGTCGCCGTCACAGAGATTGAGCTTCGCCAACGTGTTTATGGCAccgaaaaggaaaagaaaaagaacatTCGTATGGTTGTCTACTCTGGTGCACTAGGGAGCTACACTGTTGAGAACATTGGCGATCTGAAATCGAAAAATTCTCTCGTCAAACTGCCCAAAAGCCAGTCCGGTTTCAAAAGTGGCAGATTAGGCCAATCAGCAATGGAAGGCAGTGAGCCAGAGCAGGTTTTGCTGGAATGTGCCTTCATCAAAACAAAACTCTTGACATCGATCAAAGTCTACCATGGCTATGCAGTTGATGGTATCGAGTTCTGCTACGAAGACGCGACCAGTCAACTATTCGGCAAGCGAGGGGGCAAACCTGGTGGTGATGAGTTTGTCCTTGATACTCGACGCAGTGAAATTCTCCTTGGGTTCTATGTCCGGGCTGGTCTCTGGATTGATGGGATCGAAATTCTCACGAGCCTTGGGAGAAAATCCGGTATCTATGGAAATCCGGCCGGTGGCTCCGG CCACACTTTGATACCTCCTTTGGGCTACAAGATTGCTGGAATCTCCGGCTCCTGTGCATCATGGGTTGATGGATTCTCATTGATCATCCAGCATTGA